In Aquipuribacter nitratireducens, the genomic stretch CGACTTCGACGACCTCGATGACGGCCGAGAGGATGCCGAGGGCACGGACCCGATGTCGCGAGACTCCGACGGCGACGGCTTCCTCGACGCGTTCGAGGTCGCCAACCGCGACCAGGGGTACGACGCGCTCGTCGTCACCGAGATCCAGAGCGGCTGGTCCTACCTCGGGGACTTCCTGGTCGGCGCCACGTGCGGGGACCTCTTCGGCTTCTGCGAGTCCGACAGCATCGCGTGGCTGGCGGGCAACCTCGTGAGCGGGTTCGTCGTGTACGGCGACGTCCGCGACGCGATCTCCAGCCTCATCAGGCTCGACCTCATCGGGGTCGGCTTCGCCGCCGGCGGTGTCATCCCCATCGCCGGTGACGCCGTGAAGGCGGGCGAGGGGGTCGTCAAGTTCCTCCGGCGCGTGGGTGCGGACACGCCCCGCGGTCGGGCGACGATCGATTTCGCGATGGGCCTCGACCTGCCGGCGTCGGTCAAGGTCGACATCCTCGAGGAGGCCGCCGGCGGGCTGGCGACCGTCCGCCGCTCGGGCGTCGCCGACGCCGACCTCGTGCGGCTGGCGAAGCGGACCGACATGAAGCAGCTCGAGTCGCTCGCCTCACGGGCCACGCGCGTCGACTCCGGCAGCGGCTACTTCGCGAAGGGGTCCGACGCGGAGATCGAGCTGCGACGCATCACCGGGTCGCAGGCCGACGAGCAGCCGTTCCCCGTGGACCCCACGCGCCCCGGTGACATGACGGGCGGCCGCAAGGTCGACGCCTGGGACCCGCTGACGCGAACGGCCTACGAGAGCAAGAGCGGGTACGTGATCGAGGCGAGGGTCGAGGAGACCCTCGAGCAGATCGCGAAGGACAGGGCGCTGCTGGACTCCGGCGAGTTCGCCGACGTCGAGTGGCACTTCTTCGCCAGCCAGGCGGGAACGGTCGGGGCGGATGTGCGGATCCTCGACGCACTCGACGATGCTGGCATCCCCTACGTCCTCCACCTGCCCTAGGAGCCGCGCCGTGCCGATGGTCGACCACGCCGCCCTGCCGCCGGAGGAGGCGCAGCGCCGCCACGAGGCGGTGGTGGCCCGGCACGGCGAGGTACTCGAGCGGCTCCGGGCGCGCACGGCCGGCGAGGTCGACCTCGACGGCAGCCGCGACAGCCTCGTCCCGCTGTGGCGGTGGGCGGTGGCGCGGCTCGGCGAGCCGGACGCAGGGGGGGATCCGGCCGGTGCCGGGCTCCCGCCCTGGTTCGTCCGCGGTGACGACCCGCGGGAGACGGCCTTCCCGAACGGCATGTTCGTGCTCGCCGACGAGCTCGGCCACTACCTCGACGAGGTCGCGCTCCGCACCGTCCCCGGGGCGAGGTGGCGGCTCGTCGGTGAGCGGGACGGGGTGCGGATGGCCGACTTCCAGCGCTCGGGCGTGGCGCTGGGACAGGCGGACCTCGTGGGGCCGGACGTCGCGTGGACCATGTGCCTGCGCGCCCGCAAGGGGCGCGACACGCACGACACGGCCCTGTTCGACGTGTTCCGGCGCCGGGTCGCCCACGTGGACGGCGGAGCCGCGGCCGACCGACCGTGAGCACGTGGCTCGTCGTCACGACGGGTGAGGTCGGCCACCAGTACGACACCTCCCTGCCGCGTCCGCCGCTGCGGGACGACGGCACCCTCGAGCGGTGGCTCGCCGAGCAGCCCGAGTACCGAGCCGCCATCGGGCTGTGGATCGGTCGCACGTTGACCGGTGAGGTGCACGTCGACCGTCGCGACGGCCCGCTGCGCACGGTCTCGCTGTCCGTCAGCGGGCGGGGTGGGGCGTCGGCGCCGGAGCACGCGCGCCTCCGCGAGCGCCTGCAGGACCTCGCCGACCGTCTCGACGGCCGGCTGTGGGACGACGACACCGAGGAGTTCGTCGACTGAGCGCGCCCGGTCCCACGCCGCGCCTGTCAGGATCGTCGTGTGCCGCCCGGTTCCGCCGCCGAGAGTGGGCCGACGGCATCTGCTCCCCTGCCGAAGCTCGTCGTCGAGGGAACCCGGCTCACCCACAAGACGGACCTGCTCTTCGCGTTGCACGAGCACCCCGCCGTCACCGGCCGGCGGCGGTACCGCTACCACTTCCCGGTCGTGTCCGCGGAGTGGGGCACTCTCGCGCCGGTGCCGTGGGGGCCGAGTCTCATCAGCTACCCGCCGGAGCTGGCGGACGCGGCGCGTCGCGGCTACGACGCGTGGCTCGAGCTGTTCCGCGCCCACGCGCACTACCCGTGGTTCGTCGACCGCTTCCACGTGTCGACGCAGGTCCACCAGGCCGCAGCCGGGCGTCCGGTCGACCTGCGTGACGTCGACACCGCGCTCGCCGACCTCGGCTTCCGGCACGTGCTGTGCGTCCGTGACCCCGCCACGTTCAGGGCCGCACGGCTGCGCCGTCTCGAGGTCTCGGGCAATCCTTCGCAGTACGACGACCTCGAGGTCTTCGTGCGTGAGCAGGAGGCCATGCGGGCAGCGGTGACCGCCTCCGCCCTGCCGTCGCTGGTCGTCGACGTGAGCGACGACGACGTCGAGCGCGCCGCCGAGGCCGTCGTCGCCTGGTTGCGGCAGGACGGGGTCGTGCCGACCTGAGGCCGGCGCGGGTCGTCCGGGTGTCCGCTTCGCGGACGTCGTGGCGGGCGCGGTGAGCCGGCAGCCACCGTCCCGCCTTGCCGGTGCGCCGGTGCCTCTGGATGCTCGGGGAGATGAACGCGGTCCACAGCCACGTCACCGGTCCGACCGACCCGACGGGGGCCCGGGACGTGCCCATCGGCGCGTACGGGTTCCTCAGCGACGGGGAGGTGTCCGCGCTCGTCGCCCCCGGCGGGTCCATCGACTGGATGTGCGTGCCCCGCTTCGACTCCCCGAGCGTGTTCGGGCGGCTGCTCGGCCGGCTCGCGGGCTCCTTCCGCGTCGCCCCCGCGGACACCCGCGTGCCCGCCGCGCGCCGGTACCTGCCCGGCACGATGATCCTCGAGACGACGTGGGGGACCGACAGCGGCTGGGTCGTCGTACGCGACGCCCTCCTCATGGGGCCCTGGCACCACGACGACGACCGCTCGCGCACCTACCGGCGGACGCCCACCGACTACGCCGCCGAGCACATCCTCCTGCGGACCATCCGCTGCGTCGGCGGTGAGGCTCAGATGATCATGGAGTGCGAGCCGGTGCTCGACTACGGCCGCCGCGACGTCGAGTGGCGCTACACGGGCGACTCCTACCACCGGGCCGAGGCCGTCGCGGACGGCGCGCCCGCGTCCGGCATCGTCCTCAGCTCCGACATGCGGATCGGCTTCGAGGGCGGTCGGGCGAGCACGCGGACCCTGCTGAAGAACGGTGAGCAGCGCTTCGTCGCGCTGACGTGGAACGGTGCGCCGCCACCGGACGACTACGACGCCGCCTACGCCAAGCAGGTGTGGACCGCGCACCACTGGCAGCGGTGGCTCGCCCGCGGGGACTTCCCGGACCACCCGTGGCGCAGCTACCTCCAGCGCAGCGCACTCACCCTCAAGGGCCTCACCTACGCACCGACCGGCGCCATCGCGGCCGCGGGGACGACGTCGCTGCCGGAGACCCTCGGCGGGGCGCGCAACTACGACTACCGGTACACGTGGATCCGCGACGCGACCTTCGCCCTGTGGGGGCTGTACTCCCTCGGCTTCGACTGGGAGGCGCTCGACTTCTTCGCGTTCATCGCGGACATCGCGAGCGAGGACGAGGACCTGCAGATCATGTACGGGATCGGCGGGGAGCGGGAGCTGCCCGAGAGCGAGCTCGACCACCTCCCGGGCTACGCGCAGTCGAGGCCCGTGCGGATCGGCAACGCCGCCTACTGCCAGGCGCAGCACGACGTGTGGGGCGCGCTGCTCGACTCCGTCTACCTCCACGCCCGACGGGTCGACCACCTCGACAACCGGGTCTGGCCGATGCTCGAGCTGCAGGTGACCCAGGCGCTCAAGCACTGGCGCGAACCCGACGCCGGCATCTGGGAGGTGCGTGGGCCGCTGCGGCACTTCACCTCGTCGAAGATCATGTGCTGGGTGGCGGCCGACCGCGGGGCACGCCTCGCGGAGATCTTCGGGGAGCACGGCAAGGCTGCCGAGTGGTCGGCGGCCGCCGACGAGATCAAGGCGGACATCCTCGAGCACGGCGTCGACGAGCGGGGGGTGCTGACCCAGCACTACGACACGACGGCCCTGGACGCCTCGCTGCTGCTCGCCCCGCTGCTCCGGTTCCTCCCGGCCGACGACCCGCGCATCCGTGCGACGGTCCTCGCGATCGCCGACGAGCTGACGGTCGACGACCTCGTCCTGCGCTACAAGGTCGACGAGATCGACGACGGCTTCTCCGGGGAGGAGGGCACCTTCACCATCTGCTCGTTCTGGCTGGTCTCGGCGCTGTGCGAGATCGACGAGTTCGAGCGCGCCCGCGACCTGTGCGCGAAGCTGCTGTCGTTCGCCGGCCCGCTCGAGCTCTACGCCGAGGAGCTCGACCACCACACGGGCCAGCACCTCGGCAACTTTCCCCAGGCCTTCACCCACCTCGCGCTCATCAACGCGGTGCAGCACGTCATCCGCCTGGAGGGGAGCCGGGATGAGTAGCGCCGTCGGTCCCGGTGAGCAGGTCGGGGCGGCGCGGACCCCCACCGCACGCGGAGGACGATGGCGAGCGCAGCCCCGACCTCGCGCCCGTGCCATCCGAGGAGTGCCTGATGACGGTTTCCACGCCCTCCGCGTCCCGCCCACCCACGACCGAGCCTGCGACCCCGTACCCGTTCTTCGACCCGGGCGAGGTCGGCGTCGCGGGCGTCACGACGATGCTCACGGTGCTCCTCGTGGTGGCCGTGGTGTTCGCCGGCGTGCTCCTGCTCCTCGACCGTGCGGTACCGGTCGCGGCCAGGGCCGGCCCCCCGGAGCCTCGTCGAGACCGGCGACGCAGCGCGAGGCTCAGGTCAGACGGGACCTGACGAGCGCCGCGACCGCGCCGCCGTCGGCGCGACCCTGCACCCGGGCGTTGACCGCCTTCATGGCCGCGCCCATCTGCTGCAGGCCCGCGTAGCCCTCGGCCGCGATCACCTCGTCGACGAGCGCCTCGAGCTCGGCGGGCGACAGCTGCTGCGGCAGGTACTGCTCGAGCAGCTCCGCCTCCGCCTGCTCCCGCTCGGCGAGCTCCGGGCGGCCCGCGTCGGTGTAGACCTGCGCGGACTCGCGGCGCTTCTTCGCCTCCTTGGCGACGACCTTCTGCGCCTCCGCGTCGCTCAGCGTCCGCTGCGTCCTCCCCGACACCTCGACCTCGCGGACGGCGGTGAGGACCATGCGCAGCGTCCCGACGCGCAGCGCGTCGCCGGCGCGCATCGCGGCGGTGAGATCCGCCCGGAGGTTCTCCACGAACGACATCGCTGCAGGCTACGCGCAGTGCCTGCAGCACGGCCGCCGTGCCTGTGGACATGATGGGTCCGTGGCCCCCGCCCGGCAGTTCCTCGTCGCGCGCAACCCCGACGCCTCGTCGAGCCTGCCGTACCTGCTGCGCCTGCCGCTCGGCGACGGCCTCGTGTTCCGCGCGAAGGACACGTGGCCCCGCACGAGCGCGGTGTACTGCCATCCCGTGGCCGCCTCCGAGTGGCCGGCCGAGCCGGACCTCGTCGAGCAGGTGGGCGTGCGCTCGTGCGCGCGACGCGGGGCCGCCGTCGACCTCGTCCTCGACCGGAGCCGCGAGAACCGGTCCCAGCTGGTGTGGACGAGGGCCCGCGGCCGGCAGGTCGTGTTCTGGCAGTCCCCGCGCACGAGGGTCAAGTCCCGGCCCGATGTCCGCACGCCGACGGCGCGCGCCGCCGGTGTCGCACAGCTCGAGGTCGTCGTCGACGCCCACGAGCGCTACGCCTACCGCTTCGCCACCCAGCAGGTGAGCGTGGTCCGCCGGGCCCTGCCGTGCGGGGACTACGCGACCACGCACGACGGCCGGCTCGTCGCGTCGGTGGAGCGGAAGTCGCTCCCGGACCTCGTCTCCAGCCTCACGTCGGGTCGGCTCGCCCTCGCGGTCGCCGAGCTCGCGGCCCTGCCCCGCGCGGCCGTGGTGGTGGAGGAGCGGTACTCGCAGGTGTTCCGGCAGGAGCACGTGCGCCCTGCCGTCGTCGCCGACGGTCTCGCCGAGCTCCAGGTGCGGTGGCCGAACGTGCCGGTCGTGTTCTGCGACACCCGCGCCCTGGCCGAGGAGTGGACGTACCGCTACCTCGCGGCGGCGTACCAGTGGGCGGCCGGCGAGGCGGCTGCCGCAACGGCGGTCGGCGTGGGCGACGACGCAGCCGCAGGGCCCGAGGCGCCCGAGCCGAGCACGGCCGAGGTGCGCGCGTGGGCGCGCGGTGCGGGCATCGCCGTGCCCGACCGGGGTCGGCTGCGACCGCACGTGTGGGTGGCGTGGCGGGAGGCGCACGGCCGCGCGTAGGCCCGCTCTCAGGTCAGGAAGAACACGGGCACCCCCGACGAGGACGCGGTGGCAGGGGCCTGCGCCCCTGCCACCGCCATGCTTCCCCTCAGCACGAGGACACGATAGGCCCTTTCGTACGCTCTGGACAGATGTCTCAGCCGAGCGGTGCGCTGCCACTGCGGGGCACGAGGCGCGAGACGCCCTTCCTCACCGGCACGCGTCGTCCCTCGAACACGCGGAGCAGGTGGCGGCCCAGGGGCGTGCTGTCGTCGGCGGGGGCGACGGAGAACCGGACGCGCCCGTCGGGGTGCTCCTGCGGCTCCTGGTCCCGGTCGACGACGGCCACCGTGACGACGAACCCGCTCACCGCGCTGACGATCGCCTGGACCCCGCGCTGCCGACCGGCGTCGACCGACCACCAGCCCGACGCGCTGAGCAGCGCCTCGCCGGGGTCCATCGTGGTGTGCCACCCGTAGGCGCTGCGCCACGACCAGTCGTAGTTCTCGGGAGTGGTGCGGTGGATGCTCGTCTGCTGGACGAGCAGCACCGACCGCTCCTCGAAGGCGACGAGGTCCGCCGGGTCGACCGGCGGGCGCCGACCGAGCTCGAGGACCCGCTCCGCGTCGTAGCCCTGCTCGGCCACGGCGTCGGTCGCGCCGGGCCGCGGGACGACGTGCCAGTCGAGCAGCCCCGCACGCTGCGCCTGGGCGACGAGCGCGTGGTGCACCCCCCAGTACCGCGCGACGGCACGGCCGGAGACGAGGAGCCTGCGCCCCGACGCCGCCTCGTCCACGTGATGACGGTAGCCGGAGCCCCGAAGCACCCCTCACCCAAACGCCGTTCGTGGACAATACGGGGGTCTGTCACCCCATGGTGCGGCGCATCTCCGCCGCGAGCGCGGGGTTGGCGTCGTCGAGGTGCGCGATGACGTTCTCCACGACCTCGGGCGCCTTGTTCTGGCTCAGCTTGGCTCGCGCCTCGAACCGCTCGACGCGGAGCCGGAACCCGACGGTGCCCTTCGCCATCCTGCGGGTGCCGGCCTCGTCCTCCCGTAACGAACGTCCGCCCGGGCGGTGCGCCTCGAAGTGGTCGGTGAGGGCGGAGAGGGCCGCGTAGTTCTCCTCGTCGTCGAGGACCTGCGGTGTGCCGTACAGGTGCGCGGTCACGTGGTTCCACGTCGGCACCACGTCGCCCGGCGGGTACCAGCTGGGCGACACGTAGTCGTGCGGGCCCTGGACGATGACGAGGACCTCGTGCTGCCCGAGCTCGTGGAGCTCGTCGTCCGGGCGCCCGACGTGGCTCACCAGCGCGATGCCCGGGGCCCCCTCGTCGAGCATCACGGGGTAGTGCGAGGCCACGAGCCCGCGGCTCGTCGCGGACACGACGGTCGCCCAGGGGTTGGCGCGGACCAGCTGCTTGACCTCGTCGGGCTCCGTCATGAGGTAGCGGGGGGTGTGGCGCACCCTCGGCAGGCTACGGGCGCACGGGGGCAGTCCCCAACGGTCGCGTCACGGCACGCCTCGTCGGCCGCGTCGACCTCCGATGGGGCTCAGCGAGGAGGAACGACGGGGCGTCCGGTACGACAGCGAGGTCTTCCCGGTCCGCCCTCGGTCTCCGCTCAGCCCCTCACCTGCGCGGTGTGGGTGAGCGTCATGAGGAGGAGGCCGCCGGCGAGGTTGCCGGCCCCGGCCAGGACGACGTTGCGGAGGACGTCCGCGTACCCGACCGCACCGTCGAGCCACACCCCCATGAGGACGTGGAGCCCCGACACGACCACGTGGTCGAACGGTCCGAGGGCGAGGAAGAAGCCCACGGCGTAGGCGAGGGCGATGCGCGGACCGACCGAGTCCACGGCGTTGAGAAGGTACGACAGGAGCGTGAGGAGCGTCCCCGCGGCGACCCCGCGGGTGAACGTGGCGAGGTCGCTCTTCGCGGCGATCTCCTCCGCCACGCGGTCGAGGGCGTCGTGGGCGCCCTCGGGCAGCGTGCCGTCGACGCTGAAGACGAAGGCCATCACCGCACCCCCGACGAAGTTCAGGACGAGGACGACACCCCACAGACGCAGGAGACGGAGCCACGTGCTCCTGCGCCGCGCGTCGATCGCCTTCGCGACAGGGTCGAAGAAGTTCTCGGTGAAGAGCTCCGAGCGACCCACCACGAGGAACACGACGCCGATGGCGAAGGCGAGCGCACCGGCCAGCTTCGCCGGACCCTCGCCGAAGGCGGGGAGGACGAGCTCCTCGGCCATCCCGAGGGCGACGACGCCGAAGACGATCGTCACGCCGGCGATGAACCCGGTCGACGTCTCCTCCAGCAGCGACATCGAGAGCCGCCGCTCCC encodes the following:
- a CDS encoding glycoside hydrolase family 15 protein, yielding MRRCLWMLGEMNAVHSHVTGPTDPTGARDVPIGAYGFLSDGEVSALVAPGGSIDWMCVPRFDSPSVFGRLLGRLAGSFRVAPADTRVPAARRYLPGTMILETTWGTDSGWVVVRDALLMGPWHHDDDRSRTYRRTPTDYAAEHILLRTIRCVGGEAQMIMECEPVLDYGRRDVEWRYTGDSYHRAEAVADGAPASGIVLSSDMRIGFEGGRASTRTLLKNGEQRFVALTWNGAPPPDDYDAAYAKQVWTAHHWQRWLARGDFPDHPWRSYLQRSALTLKGLTYAPTGAIAAAGTTSLPETLGGARNYDYRYTWIRDATFALWGLYSLGFDWEALDFFAFIADIASEDEDLQIMYGIGGERELPESELDHLPGYAQSRPVRIGNAAYCQAQHDVWGALLDSVYLHARRVDHLDNRVWPMLELQVTQALKHWREPDAGIWEVRGPLRHFTSSKIMCWVAADRGARLAEIFGEHGKAAEWSAAADEIKADILEHGVDERGVLTQHYDTTALDASLLLAPLLRFLPADDPRIRATVLAIADELTVDDLVLRYKVDEIDDGFSGEEGTFTICSFWLVSALCEIDEFERARDLCAKLLSFAGPLELYAEELDHHTGQHLGNFPQAFTHLALINAVQHVIRLEGSRDE
- a CDS encoding GatB/YqeY domain-containing protein — its product is MSFVENLRADLTAAMRAGDALRVGTLRMVLTAVREVEVSGRTQRTLSDAEAQKVVAKEAKKRRESAQVYTDAGRPELAEREQAEAELLEQYLPQQLSPAELEALVDEVIAAEGYAGLQQMGAAMKAVNARVQGRADGGAVAALVRSRLT
- a CDS encoding ERCC4 domain-containing protein, whose translation is MAPARQFLVARNPDASSSLPYLLRLPLGDGLVFRAKDTWPRTSAVYCHPVAASEWPAEPDLVEQVGVRSCARRGAAVDLVLDRSRENRSQLVWTRARGRQVVFWQSPRTRVKSRPDVRTPTARAAGVAQLEVVVDAHERYAYRFATQQVSVVRRALPCGDYATTHDGRLVASVERKSLPDLVSSLTSGRLALAVAELAALPRAAVVVEERYSQVFRQEHVRPAVVADGLAELQVRWPNVPVVFCDTRALAEEWTYRYLAAAYQWAAGEAAAATAVGVGDDAAAGPEAPEPSTAEVRAWARGAGIAVPDRGRLRPHVWVAWREAHGRA
- a CDS encoding FMN-binding negative transcriptional regulator → MRHTPRYLMTEPDEVKQLVRANPWATVVSATSRGLVASHYPVMLDEGAPGIALVSHVGRPDDELHELGQHEVLVIVQGPHDYVSPSWYPPGDVVPTWNHVTAHLYGTPQVLDDEENYAALSALTDHFEAHRPGGRSLREDEAGTRRMAKGTVGFRLRVERFEARAKLSQNKAPEVVENVIAHLDDANPALAAEMRRTMG
- a CDS encoding formate/nitrite transporter family protein; protein product: MSVAPSPKEIYARSEREGERRLSMSLLEETSTGFIAGVTIVFGVVALGMAEELVLPAFGEGPAKLAGALAFAIGVVFLVVGRSELFTENFFDPVAKAIDARRRSTWLRLLRLWGVVLVLNFVGGAVMAFVFSVDGTLPEGAHDALDRVAEEIAAKSDLATFTRGVAAGTLLTLLSYLLNAVDSVGPRIALAYAVGFFLALGPFDHVVVSGLHVLMGVWLDGAVGYADVLRNVVLAGAGNLAGGLLLMTLTHTAQVRG